A segment of the Acidobacteriota bacterium genome:
AGCGGAAGTACTGGCCGCCGGTCGCGCGGATCGACAACGCCTATGGCGATCGCAATCTGGTCTGTAGTTGCCCGCCGATGGAAGAGTTGCAGGAGACGGAGTAAGGACTGCGGATCGGGTGTCCGCTGGATAGTCCGCAGGGGTCGGTTACGCCGGGAAATCCGCGGTACAACTAATCCGACTGACGGATCCCCCCCCTTTTGATCTCTTCCGTACACTAGATCTCCTGCGCGAAGGGAAGGGGGATCCCCCTTACTTCTTGCGCACGAAGATCGCGGCGATCAGTCCAACCACCAGGCAGGTAATGATCGTGAAGATCCCGCCCTGGATCGCCTGACCGTTGGCCGTGAGCGACTCGAGCTTCTCGATCTGCGCGTCGAGAGCCTCCTGCGGTAGGTTGGCGCCTTCGAGGAACTCCAGCGTCGCCTCCGACTGCTGCTGAATCGAGTCGGGGAAGACCATGGTCGTCAAGACGATGGAACCGATCGTAATGATGACGGCCGCGACCACGCCGAGGACGACGCTACTCATGACCTGTTTGAGGTAGGGATTTTCGGTGCGCGATTTTCGCAGCGCGAGAACGAGGAACAGGATGGTCAATCCGATGTAAATCGCGATCGCCAGAAAACCGAGCAGCGGGTTCCGATGCATTCCTGCGCCGAGGAAGATCAGGTTAAAGACGACGACGGCGATTCCGAGGCCGAGGCCTCCCTTGACGGCAGCACTCATGACGATTCCTCCAGAGTTCGTGTCCGATCGTCGCCGTTGTACCACGGGTTCGAGGCCGGCGATGCCCCGTCGGAACCCGGACGGCCGCAACTGCCCTGAATACAGGGCTTTGCCACGAAAACACCGTCGGATTACTCATTGCCGGTCCAAACAAAAGGGTGGTACTTTCCAGAATAGCGTCGTTTGCCGGCGCGAAGAAGGGGAGGACCTCGATGACGGATGCGCCGCGAGTCCTGGTGGTCGATGACCAGCCGGATATCCGCGATCTCGCCGTGATGGTGCTGCAGGGCGCCGCCTACAAAGTCGAAGGCTGTGCCTCCGGCGACGAGGCCCTGAAGCGTCTTGCCGCCGAATCATTCGAGTTGGTGCTCCTGGATATCAACATGCCGGGCATTGATGGCTGGGAGACCCTTCGGATGATCCGTGCCGACGAGGCGACGGCGAAGATGCCGGTCCTGATGTTCTCGGTCAAGGACGAGATGCGGGACAAGGTTCAGGGCATGCAGGAGGGAGCCGACGACTACCTCTGTAAGCCCTTCGCCGTCGATGACCTCCTGGCCCGTGTCGGTCGACTGATCGATCGGAGTCGATGATGGACTACCGCCGAGAATTCCTGAGGCTGCGAGGTGTGACCCACGATCGTACGACCGACCTTCCGGTCTATGCGGTGCTGATCGATCGTTTCCGCGGGCTCCTGGACAAACGACGAAGCCTCGGGCTTCTTCACGTCGGTCTGGGGGAACTGTCGACCGTCGAATCGCTCTACGGCTGGCAGGTCTACGACAAGGTGGTCACGGTGGCGGCCGCAGCGCTGAGAGAGTCGATCGCGGATTCCCTCGCCGACGGCGCGTTGCTCGCCATCGATCATGCGGGAGGGTGTGGATTTGTCGTCGTCGTGTGGGACGAGAACGAGCGTAGCGAGTGGACCACCGAGCGGTTGAGCAGCGGTGCGCAGGCCCTGCGGGCCGCCGTATCGGGTGCCCTCGCCGGGCATGGCCTCGATCGACTGAATCCGTCACCGCAGGTGCAAGCCGGCCACGCCCGTCTCTCGCAGAATCCGTTCTATCGATTCGAACGAAGACTGCAGCACGCGGTCGCGGAGGCCGCGGCGATGGACGCACGGGTCGAACGGCGACGCGAATCCTCGTGGAGTGAAGCTCTGGATCAGATCATCTCCCGTGCCGCGGTGGAGACGTTGTTCCAGCCCGTCGTCGATCTGAAGAATCGCGCGGTGCTCGGCTGGGAGGCGTTCAGTCGTGGTCCGCACGACAGTGAGCTGGAGAGCCCGCGCAGAATGTTTGCAGTCTCCAAGCGAATGGGTCGTTCGGGGGATCTGGATCGTCTCTGCCGCGAGACGGCGTTGCGAGCCTCGGCCGAGATGGTCGGGCGCGGGAAGATCTTCGTCAACGCGTTGGCCCATGCGGAGGACGCCGAGGGGTGGGAGACGGAAGGCGACCTCTTCCGGCAACTCGAGGCGATCTCGCTTCAACCCGAGGATCTTGTTCTGGAGTTCTCCGAGCGTGGCGCGGACACCAACGGTGACCATTTTGTCGAGGTGCTGCGGAACGTGCAGGACCAGGGCTACGCAGTGGCTCTTGACGACATCGGGACCGGCTACGCCGGTCGTGAGCTCCTCGAACGCATCCGTCCGCAGTACATGAAATTGGATGTCTCGCTCGTGCGGGACGTTCACGAGAATCTGATCAAGCAGGAACTTCTTTCCACGATCGTCGACCTGTCCCACTCGATCGGGGCCGAGGTGATCGCGGAAGGAGTCGAGTGTCGCGAGGAGGTCGATACGTTGATCGATTCCGGTGCTCGTTTCGGTCAGGGGTACCTGTTTGCCGAGCCCGCACCACCGGCCGCCGCCTTCCAGGGCGGCCAGCTGCCCGCGAACCACTAGGGGAAGCCGGATGGAGCTGCATCCCGTCAACCTGGGAACCCTGCTTCCGCCGCTCCTGAGGGAGGCGCCGGGAGCCACGGTTCTGGCCGCCGGGTTGATCGTCGTGGTGATCTTCTTCGTCTCGATGGTGTTGTTGTTGGCGTGGAGACGTCGTCAGCGGGACGCGGTGCGCGTCCTGGTCGGCCAGCTCGAAGGACTGCGAGACGGCGAAGCCCGACAATCCCGTGGGGATGTCGAGGCCTCGTTCGATGTGGTCCAGGATGCCATCGACCGGCTCGGTCGGGACCTGGACGACCGCCGACAACAGCAGGCGGTCGACGAAGACAGAGATCGCAATCTCCTTGCGGCTGCCGAGACGCGTTCCGTCGTCAGCACCGATCTTGACGGGGACGTGCGAGAGTTCTCCTCCGGTGCGGAGCGACTGTTTGGCTGGAGCGCCCGGGATGTCATCGGGCGACCTGCGGCGGTTCTCTTCGAAGACGGTTCCTACAAGGCGTTTCTGCCCAAGCTCGCACGGAAGTCTCTGCGCGAGCGTGGCATCGAGGAACGCTCCATCATGCGTCGCCAGGATGGTGAGGCCTTTGACGCCCTTGTCGCCGTTCGGATGCTGCAAGACGGGAATCAACAGCCGGTGGGTTTCCTGTTGCTTGTCGACGACATCACCGAACGTGTGCGGCTCGAGCGACGAAGCGAGGAGGCCGAGCAGCGTTATCGGCGACTTCTGGACGCTCTGGGGGACGGCGTCAGTATCATTCGTTCCGGACGCGTGTTGTTCGCCAATCCGCGATTCGCCGAGATCCTCGGTGTTAAAGAGGCCGACATTGTCGGTCTCGAACTTCGCGATCACATCGCGACGCGGGACCTGCTGATCGTCGAAGAGACGCTGGTGCGCATCGAGTCCGAGAGTAAGGGATCCCAGTCCCTTCGATGCAACCTGGTGGCGGGATCGGATCGTCGAGAGCTCTCGACGCGGATGGATCTGCGCGCGGTGGACTACGGTGGGGCGCCTGCGGTCCTGCTCCTCGTGCACGACGAAACACTCGAGCGCCGGGCGCGACAAGAGTTGCATCGCAATGAGGCCAGGCTTGACGCACTGCTCGAGGCGACGGCCGACGGCGTCGTGGTTCTGATCCAGTCGCCGGTGGGTCCACGGGTGCAGATGACCAACCGTGCATTCCTGGAACGATTCGGTTTGGTTGCGGGGCAGGTACTCGGCGAGACGGGCTCGTCGCTGGCGACGGTCCTGCGTGGCCGGGGGCAGCCGGCCGTCGCCGATCAACTACTCGATCTCGCCGACAAGCCTCGAGAGGGTCGCTGGGACCTCGATGGCGGCGAGGGCTACGATCTGAGGCTTAACGCGGCGACGTTACGTGGTCGACGGGGGCAGGAGTTCGGGTGGGTCCTGGTGTTCCACGACGTAGGCGAGCGCAAACAGGCCGAGCGACGCCTTGAGCGACAGGTCGAGGAGGCCGAGCTGGCCCGTGTCGAACTGCAGAACGCGTGTCGGCGACTGGACTCCGTCAACAAGGAGTTGGAGGATCGCGCGGGTCGACTGGATCACGTCAACGACGAACTGCGTAGTCTGGACGCGATGAAGTCCAACTTGCTTGGAAACGTCTCGCACGAGTTGCAGACGCCTCTGGTTGCGATACGCGGCTTCACGGAGATGATCCTCAAGGAACGACTCGGGACGATCAACGAGGAGCAGCGAAAGGGGCTGCGACTCAGTCTCGACAATATCGACCGTCTGATCGGGATGATCGACGGCCTCTTGTCGTTCGCGCGCTCGGAGTCGGACGATGGACGCCTGACGTTGACACGATTCGACCTGGCCGATGTGATGTCGTCGGCGGTTGCCTTGATGACCGAGCGTGCCAAGGCCCGCTCGATCCGCATCGACACGTCGATGGACAGCGGGCGATTCGAGTTGTGTGCCGATCGGAATCGGATCCAGCAGGTGTTCATCAACCTCCTGTCTAACGCCATCAAATTCAGCGAGCCCGGTGGCGACGTGGGCATCCGCGCCCGGGGCTCGGATGACCGCTACGTGCGGATCGAGATTGAAGATTCCGGCATCGGTATCGCTCGCGAGGACATCGCACGGATCTTCGATCGGCACTTCAGGGCCCAACCGGAGGCCGGCGAGTCCCGCGAGGGCAACGGAATCGGGCTCGCGATCGTCCAGGACATCTTGCGTTCGCACGGCTGCCGAATCCACGTGGACAGCGAGCCGGGTCGCGGAACGAAGGTCGTCTTTACGCTCCCGTTGGCCGGCACGGTCACGGAACCGATTCAACAGCCGGAAGACGAAGTCGAGAACGTCGATCAAGCCGAAGTCGTCGAGGATCCGCCCATCGAGGCAACGGGGCAGGGTCAGCCGAGATTTCGTGTGATCCGTCGGAGCGCGGGTCGCAGCGACGAAGACGGTTCGTCAGGTTGAGCGCCGGGCCGCACGGTCGAACAGCAGGACCGCCGCCGCCGCCCCTACCGACAGGCTCTCCACCGTCGACGCCAACGGAATCGTGACCCGTTGGTCCATGGCACCCAGCAACGTTGCCGGTAGACCCGAGCCTTCACTACCAAGAAAGAGCGCTGCCGGATCTTCCCACTGGAACTCGCGGAGCGTCGTCCCCGCCCCGGCGGCGGCCCCGACCCTGGTCCGCCCCTGTCGCTGCAACGTCGCCAGGCAGGGGTCGGTCTCCATGACCGCAGTCGGGAGCCGGAAGATCGAGCCCATCGAGCCACGCACGGCACGTGGGTGAAACGGATCCACGCCGCCGCGAAGCTGGATCAGCCCGCCCACGCCGGCGGCCTCCGAGGTGCGAATCAACGAGCCGAGGTTTCCGGGATCCTGGATCCCGGCGACGACCAGGACGAACGGGGGATTGCGTTCGACGAGCCAGTCGACACCGAACGTGGGAGTCCGAACGACGGACAGGATCGGCTGGGGTGAGCGAACATCCTGCAGTGACGCGAGGACGGAGTCCGTCGTCTCCAGTGGGCAAACGTCGCGTCGGGCCAGCTCCTGCAGAAGCGCAGGTCCCTCGGCGTGGGTGTGGATGCCCGGAGAGACCACCACCGTCTCGAAGCTGGCGTTTGACGACAGCGCCTCCCGTGTGAGGTGGATTCCCTCGGCCAGGAGCACACCGGCCTCGCGGCGGGCATCCCCGTCACGCCGAAGAGTGCGTAGGCGCCGGATCACTGGGTTCTGACGTCCGAGCATCGATCTCCTCTCCCGGGCCCCATGCTACTCTCGCCAGGGAGGTTTCGTGTCGATCAGGTTCGATGTTGTAGCGCTGGCGGATCCCGGCTGGAGGTCCCGAGCCGTCGACACCCTTCGCGACGGCGGCGTCGTCGCTCTCCCGACCGACACGTTCTACGGGCTTGCCGTTTGCGGACGTGACGCGGCCGCTCTCGAGTCGCTGAACCGCATCAAGAGGAAGAGCGCCGGATCACCGATCTTGATGCTCGCGGCGGATCTCGATCAGGCCCGACAGATCCTCCGGCCGGAGACGCCTCACCTGGATCGGCTGGCCGATCGGTTCTGGCCGGGACCGTTGACCCTACTGGGACCCCGTCAGGAGGGTTGGCCCGAGGCGATCGCCGTGGGGCGCCAGACCGTCGCCGTCCGGGTGCCTGCGGCGGAGGTTCCGCGGACCGTGGCCCGAGAACTGGGGGTTCCCATCAGCGGTGTCAGCGCCAATCGGCACGGGGCATCGCCGCCGGTCACGGTGGATGCGATCGATCTGGACGGCATCGACCTTGCGGTCGATGGGGGAGCCTGCCCCGGCGGGCAGGCATCGACACTCCTCGATCTGGCCTCCGACCCGCCGAGGATCCTGCGCGAGGGTGAGATCGGGCGCGACGCGATCGAGTCCGTCGTGGGTCGACTCGTCCCGTGATAGTCGCGGCTTTTGCTACGATGCCAGCGTCTTCGAGTGGACCGGATGATCGCTGCCGACGGGTTGCCGTTGGGAGAGGAAAGTCCGAACTCCGCAGGGCAGTGTGCTGGGTAACTCCCAGGCCCGGTGACGGGACGGAAAGTGCAGCAGAGAGTAGACCGCCGGATGCCACCACTGGTCGTGCCACCACGACCAGAGTTTGGAGTGTCCGGTAAGGGTGAAACGGTGCGGTAAGAGCGCACCAGCGTCGGCGGCAACGCCGGCGGCTTGGTAAACCCCACACGGAGCAAGACCGAATAGGGAAGCGTTTGAGATCGGCCCGATCGAGGCTTCCGGGTAGGTTGCTGGAGGGCGGGAGTGATCCCGCTCCTAGATGAATGATCGTCACCTCGTTCGCGAGGAACAGGATTCGGCTTACGGGAGACTCGAAGGCACTCGCGCTCGCGGCGACGCCGGGTGGCCGGCGTTCCGTGAGTTCGGATCAGACGTAAAGGAGAGGGCTCCATTCATGAGTACGGCCAATCGACCGCTGGGACCGGGAGCGACGGTGGGTGTCGTCGCGCCGGGGTTTGCGGTCAAGCGTTCCGAGTTTCGTTCCGGCCTCAAGGCGCTACAGAAGATGGGGTTTCAGACACGGGTCGGTGAGAGCGCGCTGAGCCGTCAGGGCTACCTCGCCGGTTCCGACGAGGCCCGAGCCGACGATCTGATCGCGATGATGGGGCAGCCCGACATCGACGCCATCTGGTTCGCACGGGGTGGGTACGGTGCGGCCCGTCTTCTGGATCGTCTTCCCTGGAGTCGCTGGCGTCGTCGTCGTCCGCGGCCGTGGATCGGTTACAGCGATAACACGGCGCTCCTGGCCGTCGGTCGTCAGCGCGGTGTGTGTCGGGCGTTCTACGGTCCCGTTGTCACCGAGCTTCACGATTCCTCGAGTTTTCATGCGGGGAGTCTGAGAGAGGCTCTGGCCGGGCGACGACAGGACTTCGCCGTCGAGCCTCGAAACGTCTTGTGTCGAGGACGCGCCAGCGGGACGCTGGTCGGCGGCAATCTCTCCGTGCTGACTTATTTACTCGGGACCCCGTACCAGCTGCGGACGAAGGGACATGTCCTGTTTCTCGAGGACTTCGGCGAGTCTTGCTACCACATCGATCGGATGCTGACCCAGTGGCGACAGGCGGGAGCCTTCGAGGGTGTGCGGGCCGTCCTGTTCGGAACTCTGAAGACGACGCCGCGGACCCACTTCCCGCCGGACCGCAAGGTCAAAGACGTGCTGCGCGAGACATTCGATCCACTGGGCATTCCGGTCTGCCGCGGACTACCGGTGGGGCATCTCGGTAAGAAGCGAACCTTGCCCTTCGGCGCCACGGCGACGGTGGACACCCGCGCGCGGCGAGTCGTCATCACCCCGTGATGGGTAGCGAGCCGGGTCGACGTCTTCGATTGGAGTTGACCTATGACGGGACGGACTTCTGTGGATGGCAGTTCCAGATTAACGGCCGCACGGTCCAGGCGGTCCTGGCCGACGCCCTGACTCGTATCAACGGTGGTCGGACGGTGACGGTGCACGGTGCCGGGCGCACCGATTCGGGAGTCCACGCGAGGGCCCAGGTGGCCGACGCCAGGGTGCAGACCGACGCCACCGATGACGAGATCCTGAAATCGCTACGGGGCCTCCTCCCGGACGATCTTTCGGTTCGTGAACTTCGGACCACGGATGATGCGTTCGACTCCCGCCGCTGTGCCGTCGGCAAGACCTACTGCTATCGGATCGATCGAACCCAACACGGGGATCCGTTGCGATCCCGCTACGCATGGCACCTCTACGGGCCGCTGGACCTCGAGCGGATGCGTCGCGCGGCCCTACGTCTTCACGGGACCCACGACTGGACCGGTTTCACCGCCAAGCGATGCCAGATCGAGGATCGTGTGCGCACACTCGAGAGTATCGAGATCTCCGACCCTCCCGACGAACTGAGGCTGACGTTTCGCGGCGACGGTTTCATGACCTACATGGTTCGAAATATCGTCGGGACCCTGGTGGAAATCGGACGCGGGAAATTCGAGGAGGGTCGGATCGACGTGATGCTCACCACGGGGGATCGGTCGTTGGGAGGGGCGACGGCTCCGGCTCGTGGCCTGATCCTGTGGGAAGTGCGCTATCCTTGAGCCCTCATGTCTTCACGGATCGATCTTGACCGCTTCCCCGACCTCGCCGACGAGGAGCGTGGGCTGCTGGAGCGCCTGGACCCGGCACGATTGCCGCGTCATGTGGCGGTCATCATGGATGGAAACGGACGCTGGGCTCGCGAGCGATACCTGCCACGGGTCGCGGGTCACAGAGCGGGGATCGACGCCGTGCGCGAGACGGTGGAGACCGCCGCCCAGCTCGGCCTCGAGTGTCTGACGCTGTATGCGTTTTCCCACGAGAACTGGAAGCGTCCGCGACTGGAAGTCTCGACGTTGATGTCGCTACTACGTGAGTACGTGATCCGGGAGCGCGAGACACTGCTTCGGAATGACATCCGCTTCCGCTTCATCGGCCGCACCGAGCAGTTGCCGGGCAAGGCCCTCGATGCGGTCACGGATGCGGTGCGGGCGACCGCGCATTGCAAGGGGCTGACCTTCACGGTCGCGTTGTCCTACGGCGGAAGGCAGGAGATCGTTGACGCGGCTCGCGCTTTATTGCGGGATGGTGTCGACGCCGACGCCCTCGATGAATCCCAGTTCGAGAGTCGGCTGTATACCGCCGGCATGCCCGACCCCGATCTGCTGATTCGAACCAGCGGCGAGATGCGAGTTTCCAATTTTCTCCTCTGGCAGATCGCCTACGCCGAGATCTGGGTCACACAGACGCTGTGGCCGGACTTCCGTCGACGTCACCTGTGGGAGGCGATCGAGGCCTATGGCCGTCGAGACCGTCGCTTCGGGCGCGTCGTCGAGCCTGTCGTCGATCCCGCCACCGAGGGGCGTTGATCGTCGTCGTATGCAGCGAGTCATCACGGCAGTCTTCCTTCTTCCCTCGCTCTGGCTCCTGGTCAAGCACGCGCCGGTGTGGATGTTCCTCGTCGTCGCGACCGTGGCTGCAATCATCGCGGTCTGGGAGTGTGCCCGGATGCTCCGGACCGACGGCGGGCCGCCGTTCTCGCTCTTCGCGATGCTCGCGGCGGCCCTGCTGGTGCTTCGGCATCTTCCGGCGATGCCCCATCTGGACCCTCTGGCGATCCTGATCGCTCTCACCGCGGTGACGATGATGGCGGCGATGTGGACTCGACCGGATCCACCGGCCATGCTGCGTTCGGTGTGCGGGACGCTGTTCCCGACCGTACTCGTCGGCGGGGCGATCTCTTCGATCGCGCTCCTGCGTGAGATCGGTGGAGAGCCGTCGCAGGACATGCTGGTCCTACTGTTCCTCTGTGTGATGGCGGGGGACACCTTCGCGTACTACATCGGTCGATCGTTCGGACGGCATCCGCTGGCCCCGGCGCTGTCTCCCAAGAAGACCTGGGAAGGTGCGATCGGTGCCCTTTTTGGAAGTACGCTCGCGGCGCTCGCGGCGCATTTCTGGTTCTTTCAGGGACTTCCCTTGCATCACGCCTTGATCCTCGGCATCGTGCTTGGGGTGGCTGGCATCCTCGGCGACCTGGCCG
Coding sequences within it:
- a CDS encoding DUF4199 domain-containing protein, yielding MSAAVKGGLGLGIAVVVFNLIFLGAGMHRNPLLGFLAIAIYIGLTILFLVLALRKSRTENPYLKQVMSSVVLGVVAAVIITIGSIVLTTMVFPDSIQQQSEATLEFLEGANLPQEALDAQIEKLESLTANGQAIQGGIFTIITCLVVGLIAAIFVRKK
- a CDS encoding response regulator, with the protein product MTDAPRVLVVDDQPDIRDLAVMVLQGAAYKVEGCASGDEALKRLAAESFELVLLDINMPGIDGWETLRMIRADEATAKMPVLMFSVKDEMRDKVQGMQEGADDYLCKPFAVDDLLARVGRLIDRSR
- a CDS encoding EAL domain-containing protein, encoding MDYRREFLRLRGVTHDRTTDLPVYAVLIDRFRGLLDKRRSLGLLHVGLGELSTVESLYGWQVYDKVVTVAAAALRESIADSLADGALLAIDHAGGCGFVVVVWDENERSEWTTERLSSGAQALRAAVSGALAGHGLDRLNPSPQVQAGHARLSQNPFYRFERRLQHAVAEAAAMDARVERRRESSWSEALDQIISRAAVETLFQPVVDLKNRAVLGWEAFSRGPHDSELESPRRMFAVSKRMGRSGDLDRLCRETALRASAEMVGRGKIFVNALAHAEDAEGWETEGDLFRQLEAISLQPEDLVLEFSERGADTNGDHFVEVLRNVQDQGYAVALDDIGTGYAGRELLERIRPQYMKLDVSLVRDVHENLIKQELLSTIVDLSHSIGAEVIAEGVECREEVDTLIDSGARFGQGYLFAEPAPPAAAFQGGQLPANH
- a CDS encoding PAS domain S-box protein codes for the protein MELHPVNLGTLLPPLLREAPGATVLAAGLIVVVIFFVSMVLLLAWRRRQRDAVRVLVGQLEGLRDGEARQSRGDVEASFDVVQDAIDRLGRDLDDRRQQQAVDEDRDRNLLAAAETRSVVSTDLDGDVREFSSGAERLFGWSARDVIGRPAAVLFEDGSYKAFLPKLARKSLRERGIEERSIMRRQDGEAFDALVAVRMLQDGNQQPVGFLLLVDDITERVRLERRSEEAEQRYRRLLDALGDGVSIIRSGRVLFANPRFAEILGVKEADIVGLELRDHIATRDLLIVEETLVRIESESKGSQSLRCNLVAGSDRRELSTRMDLRAVDYGGAPAVLLLVHDETLERRARQELHRNEARLDALLEATADGVVVLIQSPVGPRVQMTNRAFLERFGLVAGQVLGETGSSLATVLRGRGQPAVADQLLDLADKPREGRWDLDGGEGYDLRLNAATLRGRRGQEFGWVLVFHDVGERKQAERRLERQVEEAELARVELQNACRRLDSVNKELEDRAGRLDHVNDELRSLDAMKSNLLGNVSHELQTPLVAIRGFTEMILKERLGTINEEQRKGLRLSLDNIDRLIGMIDGLLSFARSESDDGRLTLTRFDLADVMSSAVALMTERAKARSIRIDTSMDSGRFELCADRNRIQQVFINLLSNAIKFSEPGGDVGIRARGSDDRYVRIEIEDSGIGIAREDIARIFDRHFRAQPEAGESREGNGIGLAIVQDILRSHGCRIHVDSEPGRGTKVVFTLPLAGTVTEPIQQPEDEVENVDQAEVVEDPPIEATGQGQPRFRVIRRSAGRSDEDGSSG
- a CDS encoding RNA methyltransferase, whose protein sequence is MLGRQNPVIRRLRTLRRDGDARREAGVLLAEGIHLTREALSSNASFETVVVSPGIHTHAEGPALLQELARRDVCPLETTDSVLASLQDVRSPQPILSVVRTPTFGVDWLVERNPPFVLVVAGIQDPGNLGSLIRTSEAAGVGGLIQLRGGVDPFHPRAVRGSMGSIFRLPTAVMETDPCLATLQRQGRTRVGAAAGAGTTLREFQWEDPAALFLGSEGSGLPATLLGAMDQRVTIPLASTVESLSVGAAAAVLLFDRAARRST
- a CDS encoding L-threonylcarbamoyladenylate synthase, with amino-acid sequence MSIRFDVVALADPGWRSRAVDTLRDGGVVALPTDTFYGLAVCGRDAAALESLNRIKRKSAGSPILMLAADLDQARQILRPETPHLDRLADRFWPGPLTLLGPRQEGWPEAIAVGRQTVAVRVPAAEVPRTVARELGVPISGVSANRHGASPPVTVDAIDLDGIDLAVDGGACPGGQASTLLDLASDPPRILREGEIGRDAIESVVGRLVP
- a CDS encoding LD-carboxypeptidase, yielding MSTANRPLGPGATVGVVAPGFAVKRSEFRSGLKALQKMGFQTRVGESALSRQGYLAGSDEARADDLIAMMGQPDIDAIWFARGGYGAARLLDRLPWSRWRRRRPRPWIGYSDNTALLAVGRQRGVCRAFYGPVVTELHDSSSFHAGSLREALAGRRQDFAVEPRNVLCRGRASGTLVGGNLSVLTYLLGTPYQLRTKGHVLFLEDFGESCYHIDRMLTQWRQAGAFEGVRAVLFGTLKTTPRTHFPPDRKVKDVLRETFDPLGIPVCRGLPVGHLGKKRTLPFGATATVDTRARRVVITP
- the truA gene encoding tRNA pseudouridine(38-40) synthase TruA, which gives rise to MGSEPGRRLRLELTYDGTDFCGWQFQINGRTVQAVLADALTRINGGRTVTVHGAGRTDSGVHARAQVADARVQTDATDDEILKSLRGLLPDDLSVRELRTTDDAFDSRRCAVGKTYCYRIDRTQHGDPLRSRYAWHLYGPLDLERMRRAALRLHGTHDWTGFTAKRCQIEDRVRTLESIEISDPPDELRLTFRGDGFMTYMVRNIVGTLVEIGRGKFEEGRIDVMLTTGDRSLGGATAPARGLILWEVRYP
- a CDS encoding isoprenyl transferase — encoded protein: MSSRIDLDRFPDLADEERGLLERLDPARLPRHVAVIMDGNGRWARERYLPRVAGHRAGIDAVRETVETAAQLGLECLTLYAFSHENWKRPRLEVSTLMSLLREYVIRERETLLRNDIRFRFIGRTEQLPGKALDAVTDAVRATAHCKGLTFTVALSYGGRQEIVDAARALLRDGVDADALDESQFESRLYTAGMPDPDLLIRTSGEMRVSNFLLWQIAYAEIWVTQTLWPDFRRRHLWEAIEAYGRRDRRFGRVVEPVVDPATEGR
- a CDS encoding phosphatidate cytidylyltransferase, with amino-acid sequence MQRVITAVFLLPSLWLLVKHAPVWMFLVVATVAAIIAVWECARMLRTDGGPPFSLFAMLAAALLVLRHLPAMPHLDPLAILIALTAVTMMAAMWTRPDPPAMLRSVCGTLFPTVLVGGAISSIALLREIGGEPSQDMLVLLFLCVMAGDTFAYYIGRSFGRHPLAPALSPKKTWEGAIGALFGSTLAALAAHFWFFQGLPLHHALILGIVLGVAGILGDLAESVVKRATGVKDSSGLLPGHGGLLDRIDSLLFAGPVLYLYYDWLLRGLV